From uncultured Desulfobacter sp.:
TTTTTTTTAAGAATGGAAAATACCCTTGATCTAACCGATTCAGGAAACCCTGACATAAAACGGCTCCTTGCAAAAATCTGTATTTCCGGCGTGAAACCATTGGTCCGTTGGGCAAGCTCAAGGACATTGCCGGCCACTTCCGCCGAAGAGGGGCCGCCCCCAACAATTGAAACACTAATGCTTTTTTCTTTGAACAACATTTTCAGTTTTTGGGCCGCCTCCCACAGCTTCTCGATGGGCTTGACCGAATATATATTTTCAAGTTGCCCCGGAACCGTATCCATGGGGATATAGGATCCGGCATTACAGCAGACCACATCATACCCGACAGTTTCCCCTGCTTCGGTAAAAATTTTTTTTGCCTTGGGCTCCATTTTAACTACGCGATCACGAATAAAGGTTCCCCCCTGTTTGGTTACCACATCTTCTGTGGCAAACCGGATGTCATCAGGGCTGTATCGCCCTCCAAGCATACCAGGCCCCATGCCTGAATAGTAATGATGGGAGGACGGAGCGATCACCGTAACCTTAATCCCTTTGTTTACAATTGTTTTCAGATTATCCAAAATCATCATGTGGGCGTGCCCACCGCCGATCAAAGCAAGATATTTTCCCATTTTGTATCTCCGTTCTGAAATATATTTTTAAAGAGTGTCCATTAACCGGCCCAGACTTTCAAGATGCTTTTTTTCATCATTTGCGATTTTGTTTACAGCTTCCTTTGCCTGAATATTTTCAAGCCGTGCTCCCAGCCGCATATACAGGTCATGGGCCTGGGCTTCAATGGACATGGCAAGGGAAATCACATCCTTTTCCGAAGAAAGATCAGGGTCAAAAAGCGCCAGGTACTCTTCCGTGGAAAGCCCCCCTTCCATGGCATGAGTCTCAACCTCAAGCTCAAAGGTCTGCCTGTCTATAGGTTCTGTGCAGTATTCGCCGTAGGCTGCCAGGATTTCTTCCTGGTGTTTGATTTCTATTTCTGCAAGTTTTGCAAAAAGGGATTTTACTTCTTTTCGTTCGCTCTCTTTTTCCATCCTAAGATAAAATTCGCGCAACCCCTGTTCCAGGGAATAGGCGGTTTTCAACACATCACAGGGGTTTTCCACATCACTGAAAATATGCAAGCCCAGATCCTGGGGCCCCACGGCCTTGTTTCCCTGCCAGGCCTTGATTCCCCCTGACATGTTGTAGACCTTTTTGAATCCTTTTCCAGACAGCATCTGGGCGGCAACCCGGCTGCGCCCGCCAATGGCGCAGTATACAAGGACGGGCTTTCCTGCGTCAATTTCCTCTAAGCGGTCGGAAAGCTGGGGCAAAGGGATGAGTACGGCGCCCGGCAGATGTTCCTCCTGGTATTCCGAATCCTGGCGGACATCCAGAAGGGTAAAATCTTCGTCGGGGTGCTTTGCGACATACTCCCGGGCTTCTTTTGAGCTCATTGATTTGGCGGGAGTAAAAAACTGCATCCACTTCATTTCCACCCCCTTTTTCCGAGGTTTTTTACAACATTCTTCGTCTGGATTTGGGGTTGTGCAGGCTCTGACGGCACCTGGTTATATATAGTTTCCATGTGTTCCTCCTAAAAAGGAATATAGGTCTTAAAAAAATGACTCGGGTATGCTTGTTCAGACTTAAAGGAACTATATATGAATACTGAAAACAGACCCAACTCTCAAGCTTTTAAAAAACTCAGAGGGGAAAATTACATGGGAAAAATGTGGGCAATCCTGCCGGGATCCAGCCCAAGGAGGCTGGCTCCGGCCTGATCCACCTCAAAAGGATCGTAATCGGCAAAAAGCCTTTTTACCGGCGGATTGCAGGCAAGGTCTCCCAGGTGGTACTGGCTGAGCCTCACAAATAGGGAACATACCTGTTTTTATCACATATTGATGACTTTTGTTTATTTGTTTTCACACCGGCCCCGGTAAACCCCATGTGAGGATCACCACAATGGATATAGTGCCTCCATGGGTTGTTTTGCAAAGACATGGATTACCCATAATCGCCATCGCTCTAAAGTCCGGCGATAAATAGATTCAAGCAATTCCGGGGTTACGGGATAGCCTTAAAAACTTATATTTCAAGACTTCACCCCTCATACTTAAAAAATAAAAAAGGGGCAGGTAGTTTCAACAACCGTCTGCCCCTTAATTGAATCTCGTATTTTAAAAACTACGTAAACCTTAAATGGGTATCATCTCCCCGGAATTCTGCAGATTTTCTTTTTGCTCATTCCAGCCACGCCAAGAAGCCCGAGGCCGAACAGAACCATTGTAGCGGGTTCAGGGGCTGGGGCAGCAGCACTTGATGAGGCAGTTACATTTTCATATTCAAGTTCAAATACTGAACTTGAAAGCTCAATAATCCCATCAGGAAAATTTCCATTAGCAGTGATTGTGACATCAAGAAGTGTTCCGGCCTCCCAAGTTTGAAAAACCCCTGAGATATCAAAAGCAGAAATTGAAGGGTCATCATTAACAATCTCACAGCTCCAAGTATCCCAACTCCAACTAGAATCGTAGTTTCCTCCTGCATTTAAAGTTCCGACAGCAATTTCTTCGATAGTCACAGTATCATTATTATCATCTATGAAGTAACCAGAAATAGTCAGCGTGGCGGATACCACCTCATCAGGTGGAGCCTCAAAATCGATCGGAGTACTATGCGTATAGCTATATTCAGAATCCAAAATTAGTTTTGCTAAAGAGCCCTCCGCAAGAATCCCGTCACTAAAAATTACAGTATCTGTGAACGAAACAGCAGAAGCACTTCCAACAACAAAAAAAGTTAAAAATAAACCAACAAAGAAATAAACCAACTTTTTCATAAAAAATTTCCCATCTCCCTAAGGCAGTCGGCTATTCTCAACAAAGAGAACCCTGTGGCTTTCCGAGCCGGTCTTGCGGCCGGGGTGGTTTTTACTTAGGATAATTTTATTCGGCCAGTTTTACGGCCAGTTTTAATCAATGCTCTGAATTTCCCTTCATTTTAATTTTTGAGCCAGGTAAATCCAAAGCCCTAACCCTAATAAGATAACGCGCAAAGCAATTTAAATACCAACATCAAATATTTTTTCTGATTTTTAACATTCTGAATTTTAAAGCATTTATTCTATAGCTTAAAGATGGTGGATTTTATATTATTTCATACTTTACATAAAACCTAACCTTTATTACATAATCATTAACTTTTATTACATATTCACCAATTTTAATTACATCTTTTCACTGTAGTAATTCCGGGGGCTGTAATTCCGGGGGCTGTAATTCCGAGTAATTCCGCCATCAGGTTCAAGGCAGGGGAATGGATCATGAGGGCTGCATTTACCATCATCCCCACAGTAAGGATTTATGTAAAAAATTTATCTAAAGGCTTGCTCTATTTTCAGCGGGCGTTTGAATTTCAACCTGTCCCGGGAACTGTCTTTTTCCAGGATGGCTGGAATGGAGCATGGCAAACAGGCCATCCGGACCACCTGTATTTAAAAAACTCAGAAGGAAAAATTACATGGGAAAAATGTGGGCAATCCTGTCGGGATCCAGCCCAAGGAGGCGGGCTCCGAACTGA
This genomic window contains:
- a CDS encoding rhodanese-like domain-containing protein — translated: MKWMQFFTPAKSMSSKEAREYVAKHPDEDFTLLDVRQDSEYQEEHLPGAVLIPLPQLSDRLEEIDAGKPVLVYCAIGGRSRVAAQMLSGKGFKKVYNMSGGIKAWQGNKAVGPQDLGLHIFSDVENPCDVLKTAYSLEQGLREFYLRMEKESERKEVKSLFAKLAEIEIKHQEEILAAYGEYCTEPIDRQTFELEVETHAMEGGLSTEEYLALFDPDLSSEKDVISLAMSIEAQAHDLYMRLGARLENIQAKEAVNKIANDEKKHLESLGRLMDTL
- a CDS encoding FAD-dependent oxidoreductase; this encodes MGKYLALIGGGHAHMMILDNLKTIVNKGIKVTVIAPSSHHYYSGMGPGMLGGRYSPDDIRFATEDVVTKQGGTFIRDRVVKMEPKAKKIFTEAGETVGYDVVCCNAGSYIPMDTVPGQLENIYSVKPIEKLWEAAQKLKMLFKEKSISVSIVGGGPSSAEVAGNVLELAQRTNGFTPEIQIFARSRFMSGFPESVRSRVFSILKKKGVLIHEQAPVKEVGPGSIQLASGQSYTTDFIFMATGVRPSTIFEDSGLPVGPDKGLLVNRFLQSVAYPEIFGGGDCIYFQETPLTKVGVYAVRQNPVLLNNVMAALEEKPLMPFDPGPEYLLIFNLGGSTGVLKKKGLVFGGKLAFMIKDYIDRRFIKQFQAIEKNL
- a CDS encoding PEP-CTERM sorting domain-containing protein yields the protein MKKLVYFFVGLFLTFFVVGSASAVSFTDTVIFSDGILAEGSLAKLILDSEYSYTHSTPIDFEAPPDEVVSATLTISGYFIDDNNDTVTIEEIAVGTLNAGGNYDSSWSWDTWSCEIVNDDPSISAFDISGVFQTWEAGTLLDVTITANGNFPDGIIELSSSVFELEYENVTASSSAAAPAPEPATMVLFGLGLLGVAGMSKKKICRIPGR